One genomic window of Malaciobacter molluscorum LMG 25693 includes the following:
- the tssH gene encoding type VI secretion system ATPase TssH, with protein MKLELKNLINSLDNITKRYIEEAAQRCIIRGGSEILIEDLLYILLENENSLFFAMTKQYNINNQDLLNILQKEIKITPITETNSPIFSTTLVNWLEDAYSYTRLILNQSLITETSLILSMFENSIKYSNTKYFQQLNDINKEELKELLFGLNEKVISKNEKSPLNNRELELDKYTTDLTKLAKDNKIDPVLCRDNEIKQAIDILLRRRKNNPILVGEAGVGKTAVVEGLALKIINNEVPNELKNAQILSLDVAALQAGASVKGEFERRLQTVIKQIQEINNFVILFIDEAHTLIGAGGKEGGSDAANLLKPALARGELKTIAATTWLEYRKYFEKDPALSRRFQKINLLEPTIDEAITILRGLANKYEEVHNVYIEDDALKAAAAFSAKYITGRQLPDKAIDVLDTACANVKISQSNIPYELQKINTKIIEKNREIDFLQRDDNNNIKDNKQIIKELKKELKEFEKEKKSIENEWNKQKNLLNQIKECEDEKKLCKLKNSLKTLQKDNLYIFNTVNKEQIAKVISSWTGIPLGNMVEEQIKSIYELEDNIKSRVIGQDHAISYLNTFLQISASGLKKEEAPNGVFLLVGPSGVGKTETARALAEFLYGGERFITTINMTEFQEKHTVSRLIGSPPGYVGYGDGGQLTDPVRVKPYSVVLLDEIEKAHPDILNLFYQIFDKGEVNDGEGRVIDFKNTTIIMTSNLATDEITHYCQNNNNISLEELTKHITPILQDYLKPALLGRMSVVPYLNLDEESLKKITRLKFDITKKQLLKKDIVLNINEHIIQYIVSLSNSLHTGARNIDLIINTNIMPKLSKHILDATLNKKDLKRINIDIDLKTNEIIIK; from the coding sequence ATGAAATTAGAATTAAAAAATCTAATAAATAGTTTAGATAACATTACAAAAAGATATATTGAAGAAGCTGCCCAAAGATGTATAATAAGAGGTGGTAGTGAAATATTAATTGAAGATTTATTATATATTTTACTTGAAAATGAAAATAGCTTATTTTTTGCTATGACTAAACAATATAATATAAATAACCAAGATTTATTAAATATATTACAAAAAGAGATAAAAATAACTCCTATTACAGAAACAAATAGTCCTATTTTCTCTACAACATTAGTAAATTGGTTAGAAGATGCTTATTCATACACAAGATTAATATTAAATCAATCTTTAATTACTGAAACTTCATTGATTTTGTCTATGTTTGAAAATAGTATAAAGTATAGTAATACAAAATATTTTCAACAACTAAACGATATTAATAAAGAAGAACTAAAAGAACTTCTTTTTGGTTTAAATGAAAAAGTAATTTCTAAAAATGAAAAAAGCCCATTAAATAATAGAGAATTAGAACTTGATAAATATACTACAGATTTAACAAAATTAGCAAAAGATAATAAAATTGATCCTGTATTATGTAGAGATAATGAAATAAAACAAGCAATAGATATTTTGTTAAGAAGAAGAAAAAATAATCCTATTTTAGTGGGAGAAGCAGGAGTAGGTAAAACTGCTGTTGTGGAAGGTTTAGCTTTAAAGATTATAAATAATGAAGTACCAAATGAATTAAAAAATGCTCAGATTTTATCTTTAGATGTTGCTGCGCTACAAGCAGGAGCAAGTGTAAAAGGAGAGTTTGAAAGAAGATTACAAACAGTAATAAAACAAATACAAGAAATTAATAATTTTGTAATTTTATTTATTGATGAAGCACACACTCTTATTGGAGCAGGTGGGAAGGAAGGGGGTTCTGATGCAGCAAACTTACTAAAACCTGCATTAGCAAGAGGAGAACTTAAAACAATTGCAGCAACAACATGGTTAGAATATAGAAAATATTTTGAAAAAGACCCAGCTTTATCAAGAAGATTTCAAAAAATTAATTTACTTGAACCTACAATTGATGAAGCAATTACTATTTTAAGAGGTCTTGCAAATAAATATGAAGAAGTACATAATGTTTATATAGAAGATGATGCGTTAAAAGCTGCAGCAGCATTTTCTGCAAAATATATAACAGGTCGTCAATTACCTGATAAAGCAATTGATGTTCTAGATACAGCTTGTGCAAATGTAAAAATAAGTCAATCAAATATACCTTATGAATTACAAAAAATAAATACAAAGATTATTGAAAAAAATAGAGAAATAGATTTTCTACAAAGAGATGACAATAATAATATAAAAGATAATAAACAAATAATTAAAGAGTTAAAAAAAGAATTAAAAGAGTTTGAAAAAGAGAAAAAAAGTATTGAAAATGAGTGGAATAAACAAAAAAACTTATTAAATCAAATAAAAGAGTGTGAAGACGAAAAGAAATTATGTAAACTAAAAAATAGTTTAAAAACTTTACAAAAAGATAATTTGTATATATTTAATACTGTTAATAAAGAACAAATAGCAAAAGTTATTTCATCATGGACAGGAATTCCTTTAGGAAATATGGTAGAAGAACAAATAAAATCTATTTACGAATTGGAAGATAATATTAAATCAAGAGTAATAGGTCAAGATCATGCAATTTCTTATTTAAATACATTCTTACAAATTAGTGCTTCTGGATTAAAAAAAGAAGAAGCTCCTAATGGTGTATTCTTATTAGTTGGTCCAAGTGGTGTTGGAAAAACTGAAACAGCAAGAGCATTAGCAGAATTTTTGTATGGTGGCGAAAGATTTATTACAACAATAAATATGACAGAATTTCAAGAAAAACATACTGTATCTAGATTAATTGGTTCACCTCCAGGTTATGTGGGATATGGTGATGGAGGTCAATTAACTGATCCTGTTAGAGTTAAACCTTATTCTGTAGTTTTACTAGATGAAATTGAAAAGGCTCATCCTGATATTTTAAATCTTTTTTATCAAATTTTTGATAAAGGGGAAGTAAATGATGGAGAAGGAAGAGTTATTGATTTTAAAAATACAACTATAATCATGACTTCAAATCTTGCAACTGATGAGATTACTCATTATTGTCAAAATAATAATAACATATCTTTAGAAGAATTAACAAAACATATTACTCCAATTTTGCAAGATTATTTAAAACCTGCATTATTAGGAAGAATGAGCGTTGTTCCATATTTAAATCTAGATGAGGAATCTTTAAAAAAGATTACAAGATTAAAATTTGATATTACAAAAAAACAATTACTAAAAAAAGATATTGTATTAAATATAAATGAACACATTATCCAATATATTGTCTCTTTATCAAATAGTCTTCATACTGGTGCTAGAAATATTGATTTGATAATTAATACAAATATAATGCCAAAATTATCAAAACACATTTTAGATGCAACATTAAATAAAAAAGATTTAAAAAGAATCAATATTGATATTGATTTAAAAACAAATGAAATAATTATTAAATAA
- the tagH gene encoding type VI secretion system-associated FHA domain protein TagH, translating to MKLILDIIKHPQEKILKRNFHFNQTNSTVGRDENLENRLIDNKNIVSSNHFNIHFKNGEYYIEDVSTNGTFLKHPFKRLPKNALKKINNSDIFILGEYELQARFIDDEYSTNEKYEQDQLIPDDFLLDDNEIMDSSMIDEEYDDFETPNSVLDMFEEEEETTLVETVYEEENKVHDDILDNHIDVDTYKHKETIEEEIIVEKNNSEIDMSNILSNKLGIEFENLSKNEKENVLNEICDIVINSLEGLKHALLVKDKITKDLKVDEQKLHINENPIKMGQLALNVMDINDTQKVNLSEAVSKSFKELNTHNIALHRTSKNLVHITANKFSPKDLEYYFEKNNQINKLLPKNHQLWNCYTNMFNNFDKDKKQAQDMIMDDFINEYKNILYTIKLTSA from the coding sequence ATGAAACTAATCCTTGATATAATAAAACACCCTCAAGAAAAAATTTTAAAGAGAAATTTTCATTTTAATCAAACAAATAGTACAGTGGGAAGAGATGAAAATTTAGAAAATAGATTAATTGATAATAAAAATATAGTTTCAAGTAATCATTTTAATATACATTTTAAAAATGGTGAATATTACATTGAGGATGTAAGTACAAATGGAACTTTTTTAAAACATCCATTTAAAAGATTACCCAAAAATGCACTTAAAAAAATCAATAATTCAGATATATTTATTTTAGGGGAATATGAACTTCAAGCTAGATTTATAGATGATGAATATTCAACTAATGAAAAATATGAACAAGATCAATTAATTCCAGATGATTTTTTATTAGATGACAATGAAATTATGGACTCGTCTATGATAGATGAAGAGTATGATGATTTTGAAACACCAAATAGTGTATTAGATATGTTTGAAGAGGAAGAAGAAACTACATTAGTTGAAACTGTCTATGAAGAAGAGAATAAAGTTCATGATGATATATTAGATAATCATATTGATGTAGATACATATAAGCATAAAGAAACAATTGAAGAAGAAATTATTGTTGAAAAAAATAATTCAGAAATTGATATGTCAAATATTTTATCAAATAAATTGGGTATTGAGTTTGAGAACTTATCAAAAAATGAAAAAGAAAATGTTTTAAATGAAATATGTGATATTGTAATAAATTCACTAGAAGGATTAAAACACGCTTTATTAGTAAAAGATAAAATAACAAAAGATTTAAAAGTAGATGAACAAAAACTACATATAAATGAAAATCCAATAAAAATGGGTCAGTTAGCACTTAATGTTATGGATATAAACGATACACAAAAAGTAAATTTATCTGAAGCTGTATCAAAATCATTTAAAGAGTTAAACACACATAATATTGCATTACATAGGACTTCTAAAAATCTAGTTCATATCACTGCAAATAAATTCTCTCCTAAAGATTTAGAATACTATTTTGAAAAAAATAATCAAATAAATAAACTATTACCTAAAAATCATCAATTATGGAATTGTTATACAAATATGTTTAATAATTTTGATAAAGACAAAAAACAAGCACAAGATATGATTATGGATGATTTTATAAATGAATATAAAAATATCTTATATACAATCAAATTAACATCAGCATAA
- the tssJ gene encoding type VI secretion system lipoprotein TssJ, giving the protein MKIKIIFLIITTLLIFSGCSTKPTHLELVVTSKKNLNPDLDDISSPLMLTFYELKSAEKFMKYDYWTLLDKSGKKLGDDLISQTKHVITPLQEQTYKIVFDKDAKFLGVIGNFRKLDNNSKWKYVINLEQDDYNYIELEVKNFKIKRVD; this is encoded by the coding sequence ATGAAAATAAAAATTATATTTTTAATTATAACAACACTATTAATCTTTTCTGGTTGTTCTACAAAACCTACTCACTTAGAACTAGTAGTAACTTCCAAAAAAAATTTAAATCCTGATTTAGATGATATTTCATCTCCTTTGATGCTTACATTTTATGAATTAAAATCAGCAGAAAAATTTATGAAATATGATTATTGGACATTACTTGATAAGTCAGGTAAGAAACTTGGTGATGATTTAATTTCACAAACGAAACATGTTATAACACCTTTACAAGAACAAACATATAAAATAGTTTTTGATAAAGATGCTAAATTTTTAGGAGTAATTGGTAATTTTAGAAAACTTGATAACAATAGCAAATGGAAATACGTAATAAATTTAGAACAAGATGATTATAACTATATTGAACTAGAAGTAAAAAATTTTAAAATAAAAAGAGTGGATTAA
- the tssK gene encoding type VI secretion system baseplate subunit TssK gives MENKVVWKEGLFIRPQHFQQNDRYYDYELKTRTLENRANNWGFFDLDIDENLLNTGKILIKKASGIFPDGTLFNISSKYEQLVIDIRASDVGKYIYLTLPLYTQNSDDIHFEDQENLVTRYKASIIKDIPNTNAGEISKSDLIVAKHNYKLQFEEDINGGLQKLKIAKISNISTAENITLDENFEPTFLHLESCIFLLSQIKELSAMINYRCEKLADKISDNTMQSTELGHYLMLQLLNKAYARIDYYLSQEKIHPDSLFLELSSLCSELAVFMRKERRDTQLIKYNHYEQNDSFNLLLSKIKDMLSMVLDQNSISLNIEKKKYGIHIIPIKDKKILEDSTFIFAVSADISTSKLKEVLTTGLKIGTIETIKNLVNFHLVGFKLKSLQSAPKEIPYKVNHLYFKIELTKENREELAKSAGFAFHLSSKIENISYALWVIKE, from the coding sequence ATGGAAAATAAAGTTGTATGGAAAGAGGGTCTTTTTATAAGACCTCAGCATTTTCAGCAAAATGATAGATATTATGATTATGAATTAAAAACAAGAACATTAGAAAATAGAGCTAATAATTGGGGCTTTTTTGATTTAGATATTGATGAAAACTTATTAAATACAGGAAAAATACTAATAAAAAAAGCAAGTGGTATATTTCCAGATGGAACACTTTTTAATATTTCATCTAAATATGAACAGTTAGTTATTGATATAAGAGCTTCTGATGTGGGGAAATATATATATTTAACTTTACCATTATATACTCAAAATAGTGATGATATTCATTTTGAAGATCAAGAGAATTTAGTTACAAGATATAAAGCATCAATTATAAAAGATATTCCAAATACAAATGCAGGAGAGATTAGTAAAAGTGATTTAATCGTTGCAAAACATAATTACAAATTACAATTTGAAGAAGATATAAATGGAGGGTTACAAAAATTAAAAATTGCAAAAATCAGTAATATTTCAACAGCTGAGAATATAACTCTAGATGAAAACTTTGAACCTACTTTTTTACATTTAGAGTCTTGTATATTTTTATTATCTCAAATAAAAGAATTATCAGCCATGATAAATTATAGGTGTGAAAAACTTGCAGATAAAATAAGTGATAATACAATGCAATCAACTGAATTAGGCCACTATTTAATGCTTCAATTATTAAATAAGGCTTATGCAAGAATTGATTATTATCTTTCTCAAGAAAAAATACATCCTGATAGTCTATTTTTAGAATTATCATCTTTATGTTCAGAACTTGCTGTATTTATGCGAAAAGAAAGAAGAGATACTCAATTAATAAAATATAATCATTATGAACAAAATGATAGTTTTAATCTTCTTCTTTCTAAAATAAAAGATATGTTAAGTATGGTTCTAGATCAAAATAGTATATCTTTAAATATTGAGAAGAAAAAATATGGAATACATATCATTCCAATAAAAGATAAAAAAATACTTGAAGACTCTACTTTTATATTTGCTGTTAGTGCAGATATATCAACAAGTAAATTAAAAGAAGTTTTAACTACTGGTTTAAAAATTGGAACAATAGAAACAATTAAAAATCTTGTAAATTTCCATCTTGTTGGTTTTAAATTAAAATCTTTACAAAGTGCACCAAAAGAGATACCTTATAAAGTAAATCATCTATATTTTAAAATTGAATTAACAAAAGAAAATAGAGAAGAATTAGCTAAATCTGCTGGTTTTGCATTTCATTTATCTTCAAAAATTGAAAATATATCATATGCACTTTGGGTAATAAAAGAGTAA
- the icmH gene encoding type IVB secretion system protein IcmH/DotU has product MSNKTILVTAEDNVNLTNFNSQDIEKTYTKLKRQASYFKRNKSFNISDFEISFNPIISASIPIFEYIYTLDNKDDEFLDINNVRENFVNKINQFQEKTNEFDVPETEVLVTRYILCTFVDEIVNSTYFGKQHDWANNSLLSIFHNETYGGENFFHLMDKFLKTPAKYIHILEFMYICLSLGFEGKYRVISRGQIELNNIKDSLFKQIMIVQGKEPLTFYTKQEPSKEKFRLFDKLSYPLLVSTIFALLIIIYTSLSISLNSQNNDFLKILQNDSTKIVFSKVKQENN; this is encoded by the coding sequence ATGAGTAATAAAACTATTTTAGTAACTGCAGAAGATAATGTAAATTTAACAAATTTCAATTCTCAAGATATTGAAAAAACATATACGAAACTTAAAAGACAAGCTTCATATTTTAAAAGAAATAAAAGTTTTAATATAAGTGATTTTGAAATAAGTTTTAACCCAATTATAAGTGCATCTATTCCTATTTTTGAATATATATATACTTTAGATAATAAAGATGATGAATTTTTGGATATTAATAATGTAAGAGAAAATTTTGTGAATAAAATCAATCAATTTCAAGAAAAAACAAATGAATTTGATGTTCCCGAAACAGAAGTTTTAGTAACTAGGTATATATTATGTACTTTTGTTGATGAAATAGTAAATTCAACTTATTTTGGGAAACAACATGATTGGGCAAATAATAGTCTTCTAAGTATATTTCATAATGAAACATATGGAGGAGAAAACTTCTTTCATTTGATGGATAAATTTTTAAAAACTCCTGCAAAATATATTCATATATTAGAGTTTATGTACATATGTTTATCTTTAGGTTTTGAAGGAAAATATAGAGTTATTTCTAGAGGTCAAATAGAATTAAATAATATAAAAGATAGCCTTTTTAAACAAATTATGATTGTACAAGGTAAGGAACCTTTAACTTTTTATACAAAACAAGAACCATCAAAAGAAAAATTTAGACTTTTTGATAAATTATCATACCCATTATTAGTTTCTACAATTTTTGCACTTTTAATAATAATTTATACCTCTTTATCTATAAGTTTAAATTCACAAAATAATGATTTTTTAAAAATATTACAAAATGATTCGACAAAAATTGTGTTTAGTAAAGTAAAACAGGAGAATAACTAA
- the tssM gene encoding type VI secretion system membrane subunit TssM, giving the protein MKKPFYKSFYFWSIFLSFIISLLIIFLWPYLFDNLKTLSSRLLLSSIIMSLTIITILLIIVFKKPETKEILEEKKRKKELENEFKKLINTKVSDLKNKFKEAIKIIKKSSLYKNKRRAKYELPWYLVLGDKNEGKTTLLESSGLSFPLNVNYDTKSVVEESNSQNFQWFYAEHSIFIDVPGNYIEQKENKEDPFVWEKFLNLFVKKRWRRPINGIILTISIDKLIDYTEKELEQYAKDLRDRFDELSLAFMSSIPIYLIITKSDKIEGFNEYFNDLKEDEKDEILGITFDDKEKNIDTAIVKPQLEALLKRLNSSILTKLHYEWEENNRPKTYLFTNNLSKVFEKTTLFIDMCFAQTRYRKPLMLRGLYFTSVPCEDNHNALITEEQLEYSRNKKGLFIKKLLNDIIFPESEILKMDENYKKKFKKNQIIAYAASFIFVIFTTTYMLNDFISHNNTLKQIEKDYLKYQINRKKVYATDSFDQIAQILNNLKNIENLDKEKIGNNFYNLIFYKVDNRREFLEKIYYEDLTNLLLKRIELDIQSQIKDELNNFDSTWENTKAYVMLNRIDKLDKAFLEEYMAKRWNILYKDYPSLQNNLNYHWMNILNKGFIAQNLNNDLLKVARNRLMQFGIDALSYKSLKAKVENLNLRDFSFSQIFETPDIFNGADLKINGLFTKEGHKLMMKEGRELTKQVLQNNWVLGKKSQLTQAQISESYKKILSLYYSEYKKEWLKAITMLNIPNKSRITELNNQLSIFSSATSPIYNIINAIKENTDIYTPEEKLKLKAKSNENVTKAVATTVAPGRIGRALAKNVLEKDQLIDNKSIKNLREFFKPYVQLLDENDQPLELLSRATAKLDKVYKTMVSLDSSVNSTFEALRLVKDRVEGRVEPIVVTFNSLPIHVNKWYKQLLQNNWYFILSQAKNYMNKKYKEDVYLFYEQKLASKYPIYNTKSDYIKLEDFNDFFKKDGIIDTFYKNYVSLFININKLNNTYKINNLDGTSISVNKTFIDSLLKSFKVKKAFFRNSGSLGFTINIKPYVLGSNLATMQLTYNGNTIYYEHGPIKNQKINWPANSLDSVVKFNLYNLKGKQVISKYLDNDWAILQVFNNFKVKKESNDSVIIKYEDKKYTGSFIIKGETSQAFTKYNYLSTFKLPKGI; this is encoded by the coding sequence ATGAAGAAACCTTTTTATAAAAGCTTTTACTTTTGGTCTATATTTTTATCTTTTATAATATCTCTACTTATTATATTTTTATGGCCATACCTATTTGATAATTTAAAAACTTTATCTAGTAGATTATTATTATCTTCTATTATTATGTCATTAACAATTATTACAATATTACTAATAATAGTATTTAAAAAACCCGAAACTAAAGAGATTTTAGAAGAGAAAAAAAGAAAAAAAGAACTAGAAAATGAGTTTAAAAAGCTAATTAATACAAAAGTATCTGATTTAAAAAATAAATTTAAAGAAGCAATAAAAATAATAAAAAAATCATCTCTATACAAAAATAAAAGAAGAGCAAAATATGAGCTTCCTTGGTATTTGGTACTAGGGGATAAAAATGAAGGTAAAACAACATTATTAGAATCATCAGGATTAAGTTTTCCCTTAAATGTAAACTATGATACAAAAAGTGTAGTAGAAGAATCAAATAGTCAAAATTTTCAATGGTTTTATGCAGAACATTCTATTTTTATTGATGTACCAGGAAACTACATAGAACAAAAAGAGAATAAAGAAGATCCATTTGTTTGGGAAAAATTTCTTAATTTATTTGTAAAAAAAAGATGGAGAAGACCAATTAATGGTATCATTTTAACTATAAGTATAGATAAATTAATAGATTATACAGAAAAAGAGTTAGAACAATATGCAAAAGACTTGAGAGATAGATTTGATGAACTTTCTCTTGCTTTTATGTCAAGTATTCCTATTTATTTAATAATTACAAAATCTGATAAAATAGAAGGTTTCAATGAATATTTTAATGACTTAAAAGAAGATGAAAAAGATGAAATTTTAGGAATTACTTTTGATGATAAAGAAAAGAATATTGATACTGCTATTGTTAAACCTCAATTAGAAGCTTTATTAAAAAGATTAAATAGTTCTATCTTAACAAAATTACATTATGAGTGGGAAGAAAATAATCGTCCAAAAACATATTTATTCACAAATAACTTATCAAAAGTTTTTGAAAAAACAACTCTATTCATTGATATGTGTTTTGCACAAACAAGATATAGAAAACCATTAATGTTAAGAGGTTTATATTTTACAAGTGTACCATGTGAGGATAATCATAATGCATTAATTACAGAAGAACAGCTAGAATACAGTAGAAATAAAAAAGGTCTCTTTATCAAAAAACTTCTTAATGATATTATTTTCCCTGAATCAGAAATTCTGAAAATGGATGAAAATTACAAAAAAAAGTTTAAAAAGAATCAAATAATTGCATATGCGGCAAGTTTTATATTTGTTATATTTACAACTACTTATATGCTAAATGATTTTATTTCACATAATAATACATTAAAACAAATAGAAAAAGATTATTTAAAGTATCAAATTAATAGAAAAAAAGTTTATGCTACAGATAGTTTTGATCAAATTGCACAAATTTTAAATAATTTAAAAAATATTGAAAATTTAGATAAAGAAAAAATTGGAAATAATTTCTATAATTTAATCTTTTACAAAGTTGATAATAGAAGAGAATTTCTTGAAAAAATCTATTATGAAGATTTAACTAATCTTCTTTTAAAAAGAATTGAATTAGATATTCAATCACAAATTAAAGATGAATTGAATAATTTTGATTCTACTTGGGAAAATACAAAAGCTTATGTAATGTTAAATAGAATAGACAAACTAGATAAAGCTTTTTTGGAAGAGTATATGGCTAAAAGATGGAATATCTTATACAAAGACTATCCCTCATTACAAAATAATTTAAATTATCATTGGATGAATATTTTAAATAAAGGTTTTATTGCACAAAATCTAAATAATGATTTATTAAAAGTTGCTAGAAATAGATTAATGCAGTTTGGAATAGATGCCCTTAGTTATAAAAGTTTAAAAGCAAAAGTAGAAAACTTAAATTTAAGAGATTTTAGTTTTTCACAAATCTTCGAAACACCAGATATATTTAATGGTGCAGATTTAAAAATTAATGGTCTTTTTACAAAAGAGGGTCATAAATTAATGATGAAAGAAGGAAGAGAACTTACAAAACAAGTTTTACAAAATAATTGGGTTTTAGGTAAAAAAAGTCAATTAACACAAGCACAAATAAGTGAAAGTTATAAAAAAATATTAAGTTTATATTATTCTGAATATAAAAAAGAATGGCTAAAAGCTATTACAATGCTTAACATTCCAAATAAAAGTAGAATTACAGAATTAAATAATCAATTATCAATTTTTAGTTCAGCAACATCACCAATATATAATATAATTAATGCAATAAAAGAGAATACGGATATTTATACTCCTGAAGAAAAGCTAAAACTAAAAGCTAAATCAAATGAAAATGTTACAAAAGCAGTTGCTACAACTGTTGCACCAGGAAGAATAGGAAGAGCATTAGCCAAAAATGTATTAGAAAAAGATCAATTAATTGATAATAAAAGTATTAAAAACTTGAGAGAATTTTTTAAACCTTATGTGCAATTACTTGATGAAAATGACCAACCTTTAGAACTTCTTTCAAGAGCTACAGCTAAACTTGATAAAGTTTATAAAACAATGGTTTCTTTAGATAGTTCTGTAAACTCTACTTTTGAGGCACTTAGATTAGTAAAAGATAGAGTTGAAGGAAGGGTTGAGCCAATTGTAGTAACATTTAACTCTTTACCTATTCATGTAAACAAATGGTATAAACAACTATTACAAAATAATTGGTATTTTATACTTTCACAGGCAAAAAATTATATGAATAAAAAATATAAAGAAGATGTTTATTTATTTTATGAACAAAAACTTGCTTCAAAATATCCTATTTATAATACAAAAAGTGATTATATAAAACTAGAAGATTTCAATGATTTTTTTAAAAAAGATGGAATTATTGATACTTTTTATAAAAATTATGTATCTTTATTTATAAATATAAATAAACTAAATAATACATATAAAATAAATAATCTTGATGGTACTTCTATTAGTGTAAATAAAACTTTTATAGATTCACTTTTAAAATCATTTAAAGTAAAAAAAGCATTCTTTAGAAATAGTGGTTCTTTAGGTTTTACTATAAATATAAAACCATATGTTTTAGGAAGTAATTTAGCAACAATGCAATTAACATATAATGGAAATACTATTTATTATGAACATGGACCAATTAAAAATCAAAAAATCAATTGGCCAGCGAATAGTTTAGATAGTGTTGTTAAGTTTAATTTATATAATTTAAAAGGTAAACAAGTTATTTCAAAATATCTTGATAATGATTGGGCAATATTACAAGTATTTAATAACTTTAAAGTAAAAAAAGAATCAAATGATTCTGTAATAATAAAATATGAAGATAAAAAATATACTGGCTCTTTTATTATAAAAGGGGAAACAAGTCAAGCATTTACAAAGTATAACTATTTATCAACTTTCAAACTACCAAAAGGTATATAA
- a CDS encoding PP2C family protein-serine/threonine phosphatase, which translates to MEFESSYFTHPGYVRDLNEDSFFCDDNNSLWVVCDGMGGHNNGNFASRLITDLFDDILFTDSFNTNVELIQNCLVQAHKILQKKVNNSNSNSIMGTTIVLLYIFGNRAICIHCGDSRCYLYKNGLKCLTKDHAKQLNGQKVLTSAINAPNKKLTFEKKSFYIENYDKFLLCSDGLYDFINEDIISYSMKQKNIHKSMDILIKNVLKTKAEDNITAILISRSSK; encoded by the coding sequence ATGGAGTTTGAAAGTTCATATTTTACCCATCCTGGATATGTTAGAGATCTAAATGAAGACTCATTCTTTTGTGATGACAATAACTCTTTATGGGTAGTTTGTGATGGAATGGGAGGACATAATAATGGTAATTTTGCAAGTAGATTAATTACAGATCTTTTTGATGATATTTTGTTTACAGATTCATTTAATACAAATGTAGAATTAATTCAAAATTGTTTAGTTCAAGCTCATAAAATATTACAAAAAAAAGTAAATAATAGTAACTCAAATAGTATTATGGGTACAACAATAGTTTTATTATATATATTTGGGAATAGGGCAATTTGTATTCATTGTGGGGACAGTAGATGCTATTTGTATAAAAATGGATTAAAATGTCTAACAAAAGATCATGCAAAACAATTAAATGGACAAAAAGTTTTAACTTCTGCAATAAATGCACCTAATAAAAAATTAACTTTTGAGAAAAAGTCTTTTTATATAGAAAATTACGATAAATTTTTACTTTGTAGTGATGGATTATATGATTTTATAAACGAAGATATAATCTCTTATTCTATGAAACAAAAAAATATTCATAAAAGTATGGACATTTTAATAAAAAATGTTTTAAAAACAAAAGCTGAAGATAATATTACTGCTATATTAATTTCTAGGAGTTCAAAATGA